GCTAGATTAGTCGTTTTTTCCGGCTCAAGCTCGCCAGTAAAAGTAAATTTCCCAGACTTAAGGCTTCTCATCAACTCACTTATAAATGCTTCCGGCATAAGATGAACCCCGCGCTTTTAGGTTTTCACCCAGATAACTTCTCTTGGCTGTACATTTAGTTTTGAATTGTCTCTTGGAGGTCTATAAGCCCTATAAATATCAAGCATATTGAGCTCCTTAAGCCTATTATAGATTAGAATCCATGCGCAATCACGCTTATATCCGTTAACTTCACACTTACCTTCGTACATGCCTCCGCAGGGACCATTCAACATTCCCTTTGGACAACGGACAATGGGGCATATTCCACCAGTTTCATAAAGAATACATTCGCCGCATGCTCTACATCTCTCATAAAACTCTCCTATATGCTCTATTATTCCAAGGAATTTCGTGTTTAAAGCCGGTATGGAAGGTTTTTTGAGGTGCTCAACAATATCTTGGACACCAGCGCCGCAAATCATACAAAGTATTGCATCTGAAGATTCAAGGGTGCTCTTTAAGTTGCGTGTGTCCCTCCTTAAGATTCTTGCATCACAGGGTGTCTCTACAATGGCTGTTCCAATAATCTCCTTACCAGCGTTCCTCAATTTCTCAGCCATCTGCTTAACTTGTTCCTCACCACCAGTTTGAACTACGGTTGAACATGTTCCACAGCCAATAATGAATATCTTACTAAAAGGTTTAAGCATCTTTAAAATTTCATCAAAAGGCTTCTGCTCTGTTATTATCAAATCAGTCAGCCTCCAATAATCCTATTATTTGAAACATGAACTGCGCATATATAAAACCGTTATGCACGTGAAAATAATGAGTTATAAATGAATTTCAACCAAACGTATGCCAATTAGATATTAAAGAAAAAAGAAACGTCTAATGGAGACCTCAACCTATCTTCTTTCAAAAATACTTTTATAGAGTAATATCTGTTGTCAATTAGACAGATGGGTGCATATAAAGGAGGCAGTAATATGATTGAAGAGCTAGATGTTAGGAGTGAGAAAGCGAGGTTATTTCAAAAGGATTTTCCTCCGGAAGAGTTTAAGGAGCGCCGGAGAAAAATATTTAATGCGATAGGTCCAGAGGCGTGTGCTCTTCTTCAGGGTAAACCTCAAGTTAGAGGCTTCTATCCCTTTAGGCAATCAAATGACTTTTATTACTGTTGTGGCGTGGAGATTCCGCATTCCTACTTATTGATGGATGGAAGAGATCAATCGATTAGGCTCTTTATACCGCGTTTCATTAGCAATCGTGGAGGGCGAGATGCTTTAACGTTTGAGGATGCGGATCTTATAAGGGAATTCACTGGAATAGATGACGTCCTCCCTCTTGAGAGTCTTACGGAATATCTTAAGGGCATTCGCGTCCTCTATGTTCCTCATGGACCAGCTGAAGATAAGGCGGAGTCCCGTTACACAATACTTCACTCTAATAGACTTATTGCCATAGATCCATGGGATGGGAGCTTACCGCGAGAACAGCATTTTATCAGCCTATTACACGTTCGTTTTCCACATATTACGATCAGAGACTTATCACCTATACTTGATTCCTTAAGATTAGTTAAGAGTAAGAGGGAGATAGATCTCCTTCGTAAGGCTGGTAACCTTGCAGCCTTAGCTGTTACCGAAGCTATGCGTGTAACGAGACCAGGTATGATGGAGCATTATTTGAGGGCTGTTGCCAGCTATATCTTTATAGCGCATGGGGCATCTGGGGAGGGTTATCACTCAATAGTTGCTTCAGGGAGGAATATTTGGGATCCGCATTATTACCGTGAGGACTGCATAATGAGAGATGGCGATTTAGTGCTAATGGACGCTGCGCCTGACTACCACTATTATACTAGTGATATTGGGAGAATGTGGCCTGTTAATGGAAGGTACTCCCCATGGCAGAGAGAGCTTTATGGATTTATTGTAGAATATCATAAGACGCTATTAAGCAATATTCATCCAGGACTAACAGCTGATCAGATACTTAACACCGCATCTGAGATAATGGCCAATTTTATTAAAGAGTATAAGTTCTCAAAGGAGATTTATAGAAGATCTGCTGAGCGGACTCTTGAGTTTCGTGGGCATCTCTCACATACTGTAGGTATGTCTGTACATGATGTTGGCGATTATAGATCTATGCCGCTTAAGCCTGGAATAGTCTTTTCTGTTGACCCGCAGATGTGGGTGCCTGAGGAGAGACTTT
The DNA window shown above is from Candidatus Bathyarchaeia archaeon and carries:
- a CDS encoding methylenetetrahydrofolate reductase C-terminal domain-containing protein gives rise to the protein MIITEQKPFDEILKMLKPFSKIFIIGCGTCSTVVQTGGEEQVKQMAEKLRNAGKEIIGTAIVETPCDARILRRDTRNLKSTLESSDAILCMICGAGVQDIVEHLKKPSIPALNTKFLGIIEHIGEFYERCRACGECILYETGGICPIVRCPKGMLNGPCGGMYEGKCEVNGYKRDCAWILIYNRLKELNMLDIYRAYRPPRDNSKLNVQPREVIWVKT
- a CDS encoding aminopeptidase P N-terminal domain-containing protein, with the protein product MIEELDVRSEKARLFQKDFPPEEFKERRRKIFNAIGPEACALLQGKPQVRGFYPFRQSNDFYYCCGVEIPHSYLLMDGRDQSIRLFIPRFISNRGGRDALTFEDADLIREFTGIDDVLPLESLTEYLKGIRVLYVPHGPAEDKAESRYTILHSNRLIAIDPWDGSLPREQHFISLLHVRFPHITIRDLSPILDSLRLVKSKREIDLLRKAGNLAALAVTEAMRVTRPGMMEHYLRAVASYIFIAHGASGEGYHSIVASGRNIWDPHYYREDCIMRDGDLVLMDAAPDYHYYTSDIGRMWPVNGRYSPWQRELYGFIVEYHKTLLSNIHPGLTADQILNTASEIMANFIKEYKFSKEIYRRSAERTLEFRGHLSHTVGMSVHDVGDYRSMPLKPGIVFSVDPQMWVPEERLYIRVEDTIAVTENGIEVLTGSAPLELDDVELTIREKSVFFSNLDRILKIFGE